GTAACCGCTCTTATTGGCCCCTCAGGGTGCGGCAAGTCTACATTCTTGCGGTGCTTAAACCGGATGAATGATACGATAGATATTTGCCGTGTTAGCGGTGATATCACGCTTGATGGCAAAGATGTTTATGATAAGAATGTGGATGTGGTGGAGCTGCGTGCCCGTGTGGGTATGGTGTTTCAAAAGCCGAACCCTTTTCCCAAGTCTATTTTTGAAAATGTAGCCTATGGCCCGCGCATTCATGGGTTTGTGAAAAACAAAGCTGAATTAGAAGAAATTGTTGAGACCAGTTTGAAAAAAGCAGGCCTATGGGAAGAGGTCAAAGATCGTCTTGATTCAGCGGGTACTGGCCTTTCTGGTGGTCAGCAGCAGCGCCTTTGTATTGCGCGCGCTATTGCTGTCAGCCCTGAAGTTATTTTGATGGATGAACCTTGTTCAGCGCTTGATCCGATTGCGACAGCCAAAGTCGAAGAATTGATAGATGAACTTCGTCAAAA
This window of the Hyphomicrobiales bacterium genome carries:
- the pstB gene encoding phosphate ABC transporter ATP-binding protein PstB, translated to MTKVEATMSDPKIKMRGDKVSVFYGQKQALFDVNIDVRDCQVTALIGPSGCGKSTFLRCLNRMNDTIDICRVSGDITLDGKDVYDKNVDVVELRARVGMVFQKPNPFPKSIFENVAYGPRIHGFVKNKAELEEIVETSLKKAGLWEEVKDRLDSAGTGLSGGQQQRLCIARAIAVSPEVILMDEPCSALDPIATAKVEELIDELRQNYTIVIVTHSMQQAARVSQRTAFFHLGNLVEEGMTDDIFTSPNDPRTQDYITGRIG